From one Streptomyces sp. R41 genomic stretch:
- a CDS encoding GPP34 family phosphoprotein: MGRSRRTLPEELLLLALDPTTGTTAQPQSLDLGLAGAQLVELALAGRIAPDGDRIAVVAPRPTGDPTLDCALELLRRRGAPVRAVNWIGGPRLGLRQTYLSHLERCGMVHAVAGQMCGVLPTTRYQATDTAISREIRSRLDSAIRTGVPPDPRTAALAALAHAVGLGKHLYPGNEGRSSRSRLRDLIRHDPMGGLVAHAVMDVQNGVAAQPRRSPAPAGRPATAGVRTAPEPARGVPMQPRRGSMARAVAH, from the coding sequence ATGGGCAGGAGCCGCAGAACACTTCCGGAGGAGCTTCTGCTGCTGGCGTTGGACCCGACCACGGGTACCACCGCGCAGCCGCAGTCGCTCGACCTAGGTCTGGCCGGAGCACAGCTAGTGGAGCTGGCGCTGGCCGGACGGATAGCCCCAGACGGGGATCGTATCGCCGTGGTGGCACCACGGCCGACTGGAGATCCAACACTGGACTGTGCGTTGGAACTGCTTCGCCGACGCGGAGCACCCGTACGCGCTGTGAACTGGATTGGCGGACCCCGACTGGGACTTCGCCAGACCTACCTCTCGCATCTGGAGAGGTGCGGCATGGTGCATGCCGTGGCCGGCCAGATGTGCGGGGTGCTGCCGACGACTCGCTACCAAGCGACGGACACGGCGATCAGCCGGGAGATCAGGTCCCGGCTGGACAGTGCGATCCGCACCGGCGTCCCGCCGGACCCGCGGACCGCGGCGCTCGCCGCGCTGGCCCATGCGGTCGGACTCGGCAAGCACCTGTATCCGGGTAATGAGGGACGTTCGTCCCGCTCCCGGCTGCGGGACCTGATCAGGCACGACCCCATGGGCGGCCTCGTGGCCCACGCGGTCATGGACGTTCAGAACGGTGTGGCCGCACAGCCACGCCGCAGCCCGGCACCGGCAGGCCGTCCGGCCACTGCCGGAGTCAGGACCGCACCGGAACCCGCCCGCGGTGTTCCGATGCAACCGCGCCGCGGTTCCATGGCGCGCGCCGTGGCTCACTGA
- a CDS encoding helix-turn-helix domain-containing protein: protein MASNVNPTVRRRRLGQELRRLRELKGMTAEEVAERLLVSQSKISRLENGRRSISQRDVRDLCGVYEVDDHRIVDSLMQMAKDSRQQGWWHSFGDIPYSVYIGLETDAASLRVYDPQVVPGLLQTRPYAEALIAGALPETAPGDIDKRVQVRLKRQERISAPDNPLRLWTVLDEAALRRTVGNRSLMRDQLEHLVEQSQLPHVTVQVIPFDMGAHPGLNGQYAILEFPDAADSSVVYIEGVTSDLYLEKANDVQKYSVMYEHLRAQALNVDQSRQFIADIAKEYAR from the coding sequence GTGGCGTCCAATGTCAATCCCACCGTCCGGCGGCGCCGGCTGGGCCAGGAGCTGCGTCGGCTCCGCGAGCTCAAGGGCATGACGGCCGAAGAGGTCGCCGAGCGGCTGCTGGTCTCCCAGTCGAAGATCAGCCGATTGGAGAACGGACGGCGCAGTATCAGCCAGCGCGACGTCCGCGATCTGTGCGGGGTCTACGAGGTCGACGACCACCGGATCGTCGACTCGCTGATGCAGATGGCCAAGGACTCGCGCCAGCAGGGCTGGTGGCATTCCTTCGGCGACATCCCGTACAGCGTCTACATCGGGCTCGAGACCGACGCCGCGTCACTTCGCGTCTACGACCCCCAGGTCGTCCCCGGCCTCCTGCAGACCCGGCCGTACGCCGAGGCCCTGATCGCGGGCGCCCTGCCGGAGACCGCGCCCGGCGACATCGACAAGCGGGTCCAGGTACGGCTCAAGCGGCAGGAACGAATCTCCGCCCCTGACAACCCGCTGCGTCTGTGGACCGTCCTCGACGAGGCCGCCCTGCGCCGGACCGTCGGCAACCGCTCCCTCATGCGCGACCAGCTGGAACACCTCGTCGAGCAGTCCCAACTGCCGCACGTCACCGTGCAGGTGATCCCCTTCGACATGGGGGCGCACCCGGGGCTGAACGGCCAGTACGCGATCCTCGAATTCCCCGACGCGGCCGACTCCAGCGTCGTCTACATCGAGGGCGTCACCAGCGACCTGTACCTGGAGAAGGCGAACGACGTCCAGAAGTACAGCGTGATGTACGAGCATCTGCGGGCACAGGCCCTGAACGTGGACCAGTCGCGTCAGTTCATCGCCGACATCGCGAAGGAGTACGCGCGCTGA
- a CDS encoding DUF397 domain-containing protein — MAIQQGATDTWTKSSYSTGNGACVEVKSPVLTAMAVRDSKVPHGPTLAFPADAWNAFVAEVSRGA; from the coding sequence ATGGCAATTCAGCAGGGCGCCACCGACACGTGGACCAAGTCTTCCTACTCCACCGGCAACGGCGCCTGCGTCGAGGTCAAGTCCCCGGTTCTCACTGCGATGGCCGTACGGGACTCCAAGGTCCCCCACGGCCCGACGCTGGCCTTTCCCGCGGACGCGTGGAACGCCTTCGTGGCAGAGGTGAGCCGGGGAGCTTAG
- a CDS encoding SDR family oxidoreductase: MSQLAGRTVVVSGVGAGLGHQVAAAVVRDGGNAVLGARTEANLAKSAAELDPDGAHTAYRATDITDEGQCEALAALATERFGRIDAVVHVAAWDSYFGGLEDADFATWQSVIDVNLLGTLRMTRACLPALKSRGGSVVIIGTQSSVAAPSQVRQAAYAASKGALTSAMYSLARELGPHRIRVNTVLPGWMWGPPVEAYVQFTAHTEGLPEADVLARLTERMALPELATDGDVADAAVFLASDRARAITGQSLLVNAGELMR; this comes from the coding sequence ATGTCACAGCTCGCGGGCAGGACCGTCGTCGTGTCGGGGGTCGGGGCCGGTCTCGGCCATCAGGTCGCGGCGGCCGTGGTGCGCGACGGGGGCAACGCGGTGCTCGGGGCGCGCACGGAGGCGAACCTCGCCAAGTCGGCGGCCGAACTCGATCCGGATGGCGCGCACACGGCCTACCGGGCGACGGACATCACGGACGAGGGGCAGTGCGAGGCACTGGCCGCACTCGCGACCGAGCGGTTCGGGCGGATCGACGCCGTCGTCCATGTCGCCGCCTGGGACAGCTACTTCGGCGGCCTGGAGGACGCCGACTTCGCCACCTGGCAGTCGGTCATCGACGTGAACCTGCTCGGCACCCTGCGGATGACCCGCGCCTGTCTGCCCGCGCTCAAGTCGCGCGGCGGCTCGGTCGTCATCATCGGCACACAGTCGTCGGTGGCCGCGCCGAGCCAGGTGCGGCAAGCGGCGTACGCGGCGTCGAAGGGTGCCCTGACGAGCGCGATGTACTCCCTGGCGAGGGAGCTCGGCCCGCATCGGATACGGGTCAACACCGTGCTGCCGGGGTGGATGTGGGGCCCGCCCGTCGAGGCGTATGTCCAGTTCACGGCGCACACCGAGGGCCTGCCGGAGGCGGACGTACTGGCCCGGCTCACCGAGCGGATGGCCCTGCCCGAGCTGGCCACGGACGGGGATGTGGCGGACGCCGCGGTGTTCCTGGCGTCCGACCGGGCGCGCGCGATCACGGGGCAGTCGCTGCTCGTGAACGCCGGCGAACTCATGCGGTAG
- a CDS encoding sodium:solute symporter family protein: MNGLDWAVLVAYFGVMTAIGVWSHKRVDDVSDFFTAGGKMPWWLSGISHHMSGYSAVMFTGYAGIAYTYGITSYVTWALPIAIGVAIGAKAFAPRLNRLRSRLHVASPLEYLKDRYNVPTQQALAWSGILLKIVDVGAKWAAISTLLTVFTGVTLTQGIIITGGITAVYCTIGGLWADALTELGQFVIQLLAGVSMLVIALNKISDQGGLSKALDSPKLDGHADGFAGPYLTVFFIAYLFIKLFEYNGGMWNQAQRYMATGSAKQATRSAFLSAGLWFVWPVILFIPMWLSPLLVTAKKPDGSDAYGLMTEQLLPHGLLGLVVVGFFSHTMAMCSSDANAIAAVFTRDVMPVLSRAARAWDTRAGLIAGRVTTVAFLGFSMAVATQVNSPTFKDIITVVIKWVAGLMGPIAIPFILGLLRPFRKSGPTAALTSWACGLLAFFFVNYNLDFSQRTDVKLEYQVSLPMAISLVLYILIGFLKPEDTPERDAIIEKINTDDDGAAAAAVPAPAGAPDGVATPVKD; this comes from the coding sequence ATGAACGGTCTCGACTGGGCCGTCCTGGTCGCGTACTTCGGCGTCATGACCGCGATCGGTGTCTGGTCCCACAAGCGTGTGGACGATGTCAGCGACTTCTTCACCGCGGGCGGCAAGATGCCCTGGTGGCTGTCCGGCATCTCGCACCACATGTCGGGCTACAGCGCGGTGATGTTCACCGGGTACGCCGGCATCGCGTACACCTACGGCATCACGTCGTACGTCACCTGGGCGCTGCCCATCGCCATCGGCGTCGCCATCGGCGCCAAGGCCTTCGCGCCCCGGCTCAACCGGCTGCGCTCACGGCTGCACGTCGCCTCGCCCCTCGAATATCTGAAGGACCGCTACAACGTGCCGACGCAGCAGGCTCTCGCCTGGTCCGGCATCCTGCTGAAGATCGTGGACGTCGGTGCGAAGTGGGCCGCGATCTCCACCCTGCTCACCGTGTTCACCGGCGTCACCCTCACCCAGGGCATCATCATCACCGGTGGCATCACGGCCGTGTACTGCACGATCGGCGGCCTGTGGGCCGACGCGCTGACCGAACTCGGGCAGTTCGTCATCCAGTTGCTGGCCGGTGTCTCGATGCTGGTCATCGCGCTGAACAAGATCTCCGACCAGGGCGGCCTGTCCAAGGCCCTCGACTCGCCGAAGCTGGACGGTCACGCGGACGGTTTCGCGGGTCCGTATCTGACGGTGTTCTTCATCGCGTACCTGTTCATCAAGCTGTTCGAGTACAACGGCGGCATGTGGAACCAGGCCCAGCGCTACATGGCGACGGGCAGTGCCAAGCAGGCCACGCGCTCGGCGTTCCTGTCCGCCGGGCTGTGGTTCGTGTGGCCGGTGATCCTCTTCATCCCCATGTGGCTGTCGCCGCTCCTCGTCACGGCGAAGAAGCCGGACGGGTCGGACGCGTACGGCCTGATGACCGAACAGCTCCTCCCCCACGGTCTGTTGGGCCTGGTCGTCGTCGGGTTCTTCTCGCACACGATGGCCATGTGCTCGTCCGACGCGAACGCGATCGCCGCCGTGTTCACCCGGGACGTGATGCCGGTGCTGTCGAGGGCCGCGCGGGCGTGGGACACGCGGGCCGGGCTGATCGCGGGCCGCGTCACCACCGTCGCCTTCCTCGGCTTCTCCATGGCGGTGGCCACGCAGGTCAACTCCCCCACCTTCAAGGACATCATCACGGTCGTCATCAAGTGGGTGGCGGGGCTGATGGGCCCGATCGCGATCCCGTTCATCCTCGGCCTGCTCCGACCGTTCCGTAAGTCCGGTCCGACGGCGGCGCTCACCAGCTGGGCCTGCGGTCTGCTCGCGTTCTTCTTCGTCAACTACAACCTGGACTTCTCCCAGCGCACAGACGTGAAGCTGGAGTACCAGGTCTCCCTCCCGATGGCCATCTCCCTCGTGCTGTACATCCTCATCGGCTTCCTGAAGCCCGAGGACACGCCTGAGAGGGACGCGATCATCGAGAAGATCAACACGGATGACGACGGGGCGGCCGCCGCGGCCGTTCCCGCGCCGGCGGGGGCGCCGGACGGGGTGGCGACCCCGGTCAAGGACTGA
- a CDS encoding ADP-ribosylglycohydrolase family protein has protein sequence MGATAGAVWGRAEQQDFRSRVRGTLLGAAVGDALGAPVDGLGLAEIREAYGAEGLTDLAFGHGRRGAVTHLTQLTLFSVDGLIRAQVRRDTGAWHPPTDLHRAYRRWAATQSDWGPDERRKDDGWLAREEWLYARRDPARSCLLGFGDETMGTLDAPKNPGELGPEAAARSAPFGLLVGWEPQLVVQLAVECAAQTHGHPTAYLSAGAYAVIVHALARGESLDAAVQRALGMLAARPGHEPVTDALQHALGAVRQGMPSPGRVEELVGDGTAAGLLAVAVYCALVGEDIRHGLCLAVNQGGPSGVAGALTGGLLGALHGETALPPAWLAELEGRPTMLVLADDFAMEMTQGPALHGPGGSSPGWLARYPRG, from the coding sequence GTGGGTGCGACAGCCGGTGCCGTCTGGGGCCGTGCCGAACAGCAGGACTTCCGGAGCAGGGTGCGTGGGACGCTGCTGGGCGCGGCCGTCGGCGACGCCCTGGGCGCGCCGGTCGACGGGCTCGGCCTGGCGGAGATCCGGGAGGCCTACGGCGCGGAGGGCCTCACCGACCTGGCCTTCGGACACGGCAGACGCGGCGCCGTCACCCACCTCACCCAGCTCACGCTGTTCAGCGTCGACGGGCTGATCCGCGCCCAGGTGCGCCGTGACACCGGCGCCTGGCATCCGCCTACCGATCTGCACCGGGCCTACCGCCGCTGGGCGGCCACCCAGAGCGACTGGGGGCCCGACGAGCGCCGCAAGGACGACGGCTGGCTGGCCCGCGAGGAGTGGCTGTACGCCCGCCGCGACCCGGCCCGCTCCTGTCTGCTCGGCTTCGGCGACGAGACGATGGGCACGCTGGACGCGCCCAAGAACCCCGGCGAGCTCGGGCCCGAGGCCGCCGCGCGCTCCGCGCCCTTCGGGCTGCTCGTCGGCTGGGAGCCGCAGCTCGTGGTGCAGCTCGCCGTCGAGTGCGCCGCGCAGACGCACGGGCACCCCACGGCGTATCTGTCGGCGGGGGCATACGCCGTGATCGTGCACGCGCTGGCCCGCGGCGAGAGCCTCGACGCGGCCGTGCAGCGGGCCCTCGGGATGCTCGCCGCGCGGCCGGGGCACGAGCCCGTCACCGACGCGCTCCAGCACGCCCTGGGCGCCGTGCGGCAGGGGATGCCGTCGCCGGGACGGGTCGAGGAGCTCGTCGGGGACGGTACGGCGGCGGGGTTGCTGGCCGTCGCGGTGTACTGCGCGCTGGTCGGCGAGGACATCCGGCACGGGTTGTGTCTCGCGGTGAACCAGGGCGGGCCCTCGGGGGTGGCGGGCGCCCTCACCGGGGGGCTGCTGGGCGCCCTGCACGGCGAGACGGCCCTTCCACCGGCCTGGCTGGCCGAGCTGGAGGGCCGTCCCACGATGCTGGTTCTCGCGGACGACTTCGCGATGGAGATGACGCAGGGGCCCGCGTTGCATGGACCCGGGGGGTCGTCCCCGGGGTGGCTGGCCAGGTATCCGCGGGGGTGA
- a CDS encoding tetratricopeptide repeat protein translates to MQELIRQRRRAGFVGRGAERAAFRANFDLRPEDERHRFLFHVHGNAGVGKTFLVRELEQVAQERGALTAYVDEGVGSVPEAMAAVSAQFARRGLRFKELDRLLAAHRERRHEAESTVVETLEPQPSPASMTAARASLVGLGLVPVVGPFAGALDAAQLAYGADRLRAGLSARFRNQDDVQLVLSPERVLTPVLLGELAKAADDAPWLVLFFDTYERTGPFLDGWLHEVMTTDRHGALPANVVVVTAGQRPFDTARWGGFADFVTDVPLEPFTEAEARGLLADKGVVAEPVVEEVLRLTGGLPVLVSTLAESRPGDPDDVGDPSATAVERFLKWERDPVRRSAALACALPRRLDADVFRAAVDCPDAEADALFAWLRGLPFVSDRGDRLQYHDVVRAPMLRLQRRRSPRGWSERHSRLAETFAGWRSEAEAGLAEDELWGDEGWRELRLAEAYHLLCAGARSALPVVLRDVVDACGEGDAVARRWARVLVEAGVDADAVTVEKWGRDLLEELEDGNHETLGLLLNRGGLDARGQAVARMLRGLGHRVDRDFERALAEYEAALALDPELERAYYGRGVTRAEQRDYEGAIADLDRADALRPGKARILFVRGDYHRIAGHYEQADDDLDRAVAIDPELAGAWASRGVTRHSMGRPAAALADLDRALELDPEHIWALVRRARVRRSLGQHDEQLADLHTAVELAPDLAWVACERGDALRVAGRDEEALVDYDRALALNDAYASAYASRGVSRTRLGRHEEALADLDRALELYPSYAWALVQRSAVHRRLVAHERSYADAERAAELWPDNAWVLWNRGEALRCLGRFEEARTDLDRALELDPDNAWTNGCRGAVLHELRLFHEALADLNRAVALDPDGSWYRMRRIITLLAVGRPEDALAGLEQYVGRWDEADDLAWAHHTLARLHLLCGRAAEAKDALTAAFAHGLQEPAGLEELARAERKSGEWAKARRTAERMRARHTAGGTFCLAMTVGGDEGAAAARPLWQAAAEPASGWEPTSGVSDFLYAVIDAGLADWPALDDRLTRLLSEPREWVDMAWLADLLGELMESPGTDRGSLAPRLERVREARDAIRARYAEGHGTEGGVTGRGD, encoded by the coding sequence ATGCAGGAGCTGATCCGGCAGCGCAGACGTGCCGGGTTCGTGGGCCGGGGCGCGGAACGGGCCGCGTTCCGCGCGAACTTCGACCTCCGGCCCGAGGACGAGCGGCACCGGTTCCTGTTCCATGTGCACGGCAACGCCGGGGTCGGAAAGACCTTCCTCGTAAGGGAGTTGGAGCAGGTCGCGCAGGAACGCGGGGCGCTCACCGCGTACGTCGACGAAGGCGTCGGCAGCGTGCCCGAAGCGATGGCGGCTGTCAGCGCGCAGTTCGCCCGGCGGGGGCTCCGGTTCAAGGAGCTGGACCGGCTGCTGGCCGCGCATCGGGAGCGGCGCCACGAGGCGGAGTCGACGGTCGTGGAGACGCTGGAGCCGCAGCCGTCGCCGGCGAGCATGACCGCCGCCCGGGCCAGTCTGGTCGGGCTGGGCCTGGTGCCTGTCGTCGGCCCGTTCGCGGGGGCCCTCGACGCGGCCCAACTCGCGTACGGCGCGGACCGGTTACGTGCCGGGCTCAGCGCCCGATTCCGCAACCAGGACGACGTCCAGCTCGTCCTGTCGCCCGAGCGCGTACTCACGCCGGTGCTGCTCGGCGAGCTGGCGAAGGCCGCCGACGACGCCCCCTGGCTCGTGTTGTTCTTCGACACGTACGAGCGGACCGGCCCCTTCCTGGACGGCTGGCTGCACGAGGTGATGACGACCGACCGGCACGGCGCGCTGCCCGCGAACGTCGTGGTCGTCACGGCCGGGCAGCGGCCCTTCGACACCGCCCGCTGGGGCGGCTTCGCGGACTTCGTGACGGACGTGCCCCTGGAGCCCTTCACGGAGGCCGAGGCGCGGGGGCTGCTCGCCGACAAGGGCGTGGTGGCGGAGCCGGTCGTCGAGGAGGTGCTGCGGCTCACCGGCGGCCTCCCCGTCCTCGTGTCGACGCTCGCCGAGTCCCGGCCCGGCGACCCCGACGACGTCGGCGACCCGAGCGCGACGGCCGTGGAACGCTTCCTCAAGTGGGAGCGGGACCCGGTACGCCGGTCCGCCGCGCTGGCCTGCGCCCTGCCCCGCCGCCTGGACGCGGACGTCTTCCGGGCCGCCGTGGACTGCCCGGACGCCGAGGCCGACGCCCTGTTCGCCTGGCTGCGCGGGCTCCCCTTCGTCAGCGACCGCGGTGACCGCCTCCAGTACCACGACGTCGTACGCGCCCCGATGCTGCGCCTGCAACGCAGGCGCTCCCCACGCGGCTGGTCCGAACGGCACTCCCGCCTCGCGGAGACCTTCGCCGGGTGGCGGAGCGAGGCCGAAGCGGGTCTGGCCGAGGACGAGTTGTGGGGCGACGAGGGGTGGCGCGAGCTGCGGCTCGCGGAGGCGTACCACTTGCTGTGCGCGGGGGCGCGGAGCGCGCTGCCGGTCGTCCTGCGTGATGTCGTCGACGCCTGCGGCGAGGGCGATGCCGTGGCCCGGCGGTGGGCGCGGGTGCTCGTCGAGGCGGGCGTGGACGCGGACGCGGTGACCGTGGAGAAGTGGGGACGCGACCTGCTGGAGGAGTTGGAGGACGGCAACCACGAGACGCTCGGGCTGCTGCTGAACCGGGGCGGCCTCGACGCGCGCGGACAGGCCGTCGCCCGGATGCTGCGCGGGCTCGGCCACCGTGTGGACCGCGACTTCGAGCGGGCGCTCGCCGAGTACGAGGCGGCCCTCGCCCTCGATCCGGAACTGGAGCGGGCGTACTACGGGCGCGGTGTCACGCGCGCCGAACAGCGCGACTACGAGGGCGCCATCGCCGATCTGGACCGCGCGGACGCGCTCAGGCCGGGCAAGGCGCGGATCCTGTTCGTCCGCGGTGACTACCACCGGATCGCGGGCCACTACGAGCAGGCCGACGACGACCTGGACCGCGCCGTCGCGATCGACCCCGAACTCGCGGGTGCCTGGGCCTCCCGGGGTGTCACCCGGCACAGCATGGGCCGCCCCGCCGCCGCCCTCGCCGACCTCGACCGGGCGCTCGAACTCGACCCGGAGCACATCTGGGCGCTCGTGCGGCGCGCCCGGGTGCGGCGTTCCCTCGGGCAGCACGACGAGCAACTCGCCGATCTGCACACGGCGGTCGAGCTGGCCCCGGACCTCGCCTGGGTGGCCTGCGAGCGGGGCGACGCGCTGCGGGTGGCGGGCCGCGACGAGGAGGCTCTCGTCGACTACGACCGGGCGCTCGCGCTCAACGACGCGTACGCGTCGGCGTACGCGAGCCGAGGTGTCTCCCGCACCAGGCTCGGCCGCCACGAGGAGGCGCTCGCGGATCTGGACCGCGCCCTGGAGCTCTACCCCTCCTACGCCTGGGCGCTCGTCCAGCGGTCCGCGGTGCACCGCCGGCTCGTCGCCCACGAGCGGTCGTACGCCGATGCCGAGCGGGCCGCGGAGCTGTGGCCCGACAACGCGTGGGTGCTGTGGAACCGGGGTGAGGCGTTGCGCTGTCTCGGCCGCTTCGAGGAAGCCCGCACCGACCTGGACCGGGCGCTCGAACTCGACCCGGACAACGCGTGGACGAACGGCTGCCGGGGCGCCGTCCTGCACGAACTGCGCCTGTTCCACGAGGCGTTGGCCGACCTGAACCGGGCCGTCGCCCTCGACCCGGACGGGAGCTGGTACCGGATGCGGCGGATCATCACCCTGCTGGCGGTGGGCCGTCCGGAGGACGCTCTGGCCGGTCTGGAGCAGTACGTCGGCAGGTGGGACGAGGCCGACGACCTGGCCTGGGCGCACCACACGCTCGCCCGGCTCCATCTGCTGTGCGGCCGCGCCGCGGAGGCGAAGGACGCGCTGACCGCCGCCTTCGCACACGGCCTCCAGGAGCCTGCTGGGCTCGAGGAGCTGGCGCGCGCGGAGCGCAAGTCCGGGGAGTGGGCGAAGGCGCGGCGCACGGCCGAGCGGATGCGCGCGCGGCACACGGCGGGCGGCACGTTCTGTCTCGCGATGACGGTCGGCGGCGACGAGGGGGCGGCCGCCGCCCGGCCGCTGTGGCAGGCGGCCGCCGAGCCGGCCTCCGGCTGGGAGCCGACCAGCGGCGTCTCCGACTTCCTGTACGCCGTGATCGACGCGGGCCTGGCGGACTGGCCCGCCCTCGACGACCGGCTCACCCGGCTGCTCTCCGAGCCCCGCGAGTGGGTCGACATGGCCTGGCTGGCCGATCTGCTCGGCGAGCTCATGGAGAGTCCCGGCACGGACCGGGGCAGCCTCGCGCCCCGGCTGGAACGCGTGAGGGAGGCACGGGACGCCATCCGGGCGCGCTACGCGGAGGGACACGGGACGGAAGGAGGTGTGACCGGAAGAGGTGACTGA
- a CDS encoding DUF2165 domain-containing protein has product MATPTSRTLPLTATLLTGTVALYIALVAFGNITDFGTNQQFVRHVLAMDTTFKDDDLMWRAVTSKGLQDAAYIAIIAWEAIAALVLVYGTWLWARRDHPRARRISTYGLLMVMLLFGAGFIAIGGEWFSMWQSQDWNGLEAATRVFLLSGVVLLVVHLPFGQTGSAA; this is encoded by the coding sequence ATGGCCACCCCCACCTCACGCACCCTCCCCCTCACCGCCACCCTCCTCACCGGCACCGTCGCCCTCTACATCGCCCTCGTCGCCTTCGGGAACATCACGGACTTCGGCACCAACCAGCAGTTCGTGCGGCATGTCCTCGCGATGGACACCACCTTCAAGGACGACGACCTGATGTGGCGGGCCGTCACGAGCAAGGGCCTTCAGGACGCGGCCTACATCGCCATCATCGCCTGGGAGGCCATCGCCGCCCTCGTCCTCGTCTACGGGACCTGGCTCTGGGCCCGTCGCGACCACCCCCGCGCCCGGCGGATCTCCACTTACGGTCTGCTGATGGTCATGCTGCTGTTCGGCGCCGGGTTCATCGCCATCGGCGGTGAGTGGTTCTCGATGTGGCAGTCGCAGGACTGGAACGGGCTGGAGGCGGCGACCCGGGTGTTCCTGCTGAGCGGGGTCGTGCTGCTGGTCGTCCACCTGCCGTTCGGACAGACCGGATCCGCTGCTTGA